One genomic region from Prunus persica cultivar Lovell chromosome G3, Prunus_persica_NCBIv2, whole genome shotgun sequence encodes:
- the LOC18782932 gene encoding UDP-glycosyltransferase 83A1, whose protein sequence is MSKQHILAIPYPAQGHVIPLMELSQCLATHGFKVTFVNTEHNHKRVMNALADESHISRDHIHLVSIPDGLEPLEDRNELGRLSEAMQRVMPGKLEELIEKINQGEGQKITCVIADQTAGWILEVAEKMKIRRVAFYPAAAALLALKLSIPKLIHEGIINNDGTAPKGRMFQLAPNMPIMKTEHLLWSCIGDLTTQKIIFQTMVRSNKTTLAADWLLCNSAYDLEPAAFTLAPEILPIGPLLASNRLGNSAGYFWPQDLTCLNWLDQQPPCSVIYVAFGSFTVLDQTQFQELALALELSQRPFLWVVRPDTIEKTRNLYPEGYQDRVASRGLMVGWAPQQKALAHPSIACFLSHCGWNSTIEGISSGVPFLCWPYFADQLFNESYICDVWNVGLKFNKNESGIITQGEIMNKLDQLLGDVGFKARASKLKELAMTSVKEGGQSNKNFKNFIEWMKS, encoded by the exons atgagcAAACAACATATTTTAGCTATTCCTTATCCAGCACAAGGTCATGTAATTCCCTTGATGGAGTTGTCACAGTGTTTAGCTACTCATGGCTTCAAAGTCACATTTGTGAACACAGAGCACAATCATAAGCGAGTCATGAATGCTTTGGCTGATGAAAGTCATATAAGCAGGGATCATATTCATCTAGTTTCGATTCCAGACGGCTTAGAACCGTTGGAGGACAGGAATGAGCTAGGGCGGTTATCGGAAGCAATGCAACGAGTCATGCCTGGGAAGTTGGAGGAGCTGATAGAGAAGATTAACCAAGGGGAAGGCCAAAAAATCACTTGTGTCATTGCTGATCAGACTGCAGGGTGGATTCTTGAAGTAgcagagaaaatgaaaatcagGAGGGTTGCCTTTTATCCTGCTGCAGCTGCACTCTTGGCGTTGAAACTTAGTATTCCAAAGTTAATTCATGAAGGAATCATTAACAATGATG GAACTGCCCCAAAAGGCCGTATGTTTCAGTTGGCACCAAACATGCCCATCATGAAAACTGAACACTTGTTGTGGTCATGTATTGGCGACTTAACCACTcagaaaattatatttcaaaCTATGGTAAGAAGCAACAAGACTACGCTAGCCGCAGACTGGCTTCTTTGCAACTCGGCATACGATCTAGAACCAGCAGCATTCACCTTGGCACCTGAGATTTTACCAATTGGCCCACTCTTGGCAAGCAACAGGCTTGGGAATTCAGCAGGCTACTTCTGGCCACAAGACTTAACTTGCTTAAATTGGCTGGATCAACAGCCACCCTGCTCAGTCATCTATGTTGCATTTGGCAGCTTCACAGTTCTTGATCAAACACAATTCCAAGAATTGGCTTTGGCTCTTGAGCTGTCCCAAAGGCCATTCCTCTGGGTTGTGAGGCCAGACACTATTGAAAAAACACGTAATCTCTACCCCGAAGGATATCAAGATCGAGTAGCGTCTCGTGGTTTGATGGTGGGTTGGGCACCTCAACAAAAGGCTCTAGCTCATCCTTCCATTGCTTGCTTCTTAAGCCACTGTGGTTGGAACTCTACAATAGAAGGTATAAGCAGTGGGGTTCCTTTCCTGTGCTGGCCATACTTTGCTGACCAGCTCTTTAATGAGAGCTACATTTGTGATGTTTGGAATGTGGGGTTGAAGTTCAACAAGAATGAAAGTGGGATCATTACACAAGGAGAAATCATGAACAAATTGGACCAACTGCTTGGTGATGTAGGTTTCAAAGCAAGAGCTTCCAAACTCAAGGAATTGGCCATGACCAGTGTCAAAGAAGGTGGCCAATCCAACAAGAACTTTAAGAATTTTATTGAATGGATGAAGTCATAG
- the LOC18783529 gene encoding UDP-glycosyltransferase 83A1 has translation MSNTHIIAVPFPAQGHVIPLMELSQCLVNHGFTVTFVNTEYNHKRVVNALADESQFTDRIHLVSLPDGLEPWEDRNELGQLCEAIQRVMPGKLEELIEKINEGKGDKVTCVIADESSGWALEVAEKQNIRRVAFWPAAAALLALQFSIPKLIHEGIINDDGTVPRSQIMQLAPNMPTMKTADFVWACIGDLTTQKIVFQVMVRNNKTVKLAEWIVCNSAYELELAAFAMAPEMLPIGPLLASSRLGNSAGYFWPQDSTCLQWLDQQPACSVIYVAFGSFTVFDRTQFQELALALELSQRPFLWVVRPDITDKTSDPYPEGYQDRVASRGLMVGWAPQQKVLAHPSIACFLSHCGWNSTMEGVSNGVPFLCWPYFADQFLNESYICDVWKVGLNFNKNESGIIPQGEINKKVEQLLGDENFKVRASKLKEMAMTNTKEGGQSHRIFKNFIEWMKA, from the exons atgagcAACACACATATAATAGCTGTTCCTTTTCCAGCACAAGGTCATGTGATTCCCTTGATGGAGCTGTCACAATGCTTAGTTAACCATGGCTTCACAGTCACATTTGTGAACACAGAGTACAATCACAAGCGAGTCGTGAATGCCTTGGCTGATGAAAGTCAGTTCACGGATCGTATTCATCTAGTTTCACTTCCAGATGGCTTAGAGCCATGGGAGGACAGGAATGAGCTAGGACAGTTATGTGAAGCAATACAAAGAGTCATGCCTGGGAAGTTAGAGGAGCTAATAGAGAAGATCAATGAAGGGAAAGGTGACAAAGTCACTTGTGTCATTGCTGATGAGAGTTCCGGGTGGGCTCTGGAAGTGGCAGAGAAACAGAATATCAGGAGAGTTGCCTTCTGGCCTGCAGCAGCTGCGCTTTTGGCTTTGCAATTTTCTATCCCGAAGTTAATTCATGAAGGAATCATTAACGACGATG GAACTGTCCCAAGAAGCCAGATAATGCAGTTAGCACCAAACATGCCCACCATGAAAACTGCAGACTTTGTGTGGGCATGCATTGGTGACTTAACCACTCAGAAAATAGTATTTCAAGTTATGGTAAGAAACAACAAGACTGTGAAATTGGCAGAGTGGATTGTTTGCAACTCAGCATATGAACTTGAGCTAGCAGCATTTGCCATGGCACCGGAGATGTTACCAATAGGCCCACTTTTGGCAAGCAGCCGGCTTGGAAATTCAGCAGGCTACTTTTGGCCACAAGACTCAACTTGCTTACAGTGGTTGGATCAACAACCAGCCTGCTCAGTCATCTATGTTGCATTTGGCAGCTTCACAGTTTTTGATCGAACCCAATTCCAAGAACTGGCTCTGGCTCTTGAGCTGTCCCAAAGGCCATTCCTCTGGGTTGTGAGGCCAGATATCACTGACAAAACATCTGATCCCTACCCAGAAGGATATCAAGACCGAGTAGCCTCTCGCGGTCTGATGGTGGGTTGGGCACCTCAACAAAAGGTTCTGGCTCATCCTTCTATTGCTTGCTTCTTAAGCCACTGTGGTTGGAACTCTACCATGGAAGGTGTAAGCAATGGGGTTCCTTTCTTGTGCTGGCCATACTTTGCTGACCAGTTCCTTAATGAGAGCTACATTTGTGATGTCTGGAAGGTGGGATTGAATTTCAACAAGAATGAAAGTGGGATCATACCACAAGGAGAAATCAACAAGAAGGTGGAACAACTTCTTGGTgatgaaaatttcaaagtaAGAGCTTCCAAACTGAAGGAAATGGCCATGACTAATACCAAAGAAGGCGGCCAATCTCACAGGATCTTTAAGAACTTTATTGAATGGATGAAGGCATAG
- the LOC18783013 gene encoding UDP-glycosyltransferase 83A1 — protein sequence MSKPHIVAIPYPAQGHVIPLMEFSQCLVNHGFKVTFVNTEHNHKRVVNALADESHISRNQLHLASLPDGLEPWEDRSELGQLTEALKWIMPGKLEELIENINQGEGDKVTCVIADENCAWALEVAEKMKLKRVAFWPASAAALTLIFGIPKLIHEEIIDNDGTVLKSKNVDLGPNMPTMNTKDFVWACIGDFTTQKMIFEVMLRINRTLKLVERLVCNSTYDFEPEAFTSAPEILPIGPLLASNRVRNSAGSFWPQDSTCLQWLDQQPLNSVIYVAFGSFTVFDQTQFQELALALELSQRPFLWVVRPDTTDKTCDPYPERYQERVASRGLVVGWASQQKVLAHPSIACFLSHCGWNSTIEGLSNGVPFLCWPYFADQFLNESYISDVWKVGLKFSKNEKGIITQGEINNKLEQLLGDENFKARASKLKELAMTSVKEGGQSNKTFKNFIEWIKS from the exons atgagcaAGCCGCATATTGTAGCTATTCCTTATCCTGCACAAGGGCATGTAATTCCCTTGATGGAGTTTTCACAATGCTTAGTTAATCATGGTTTCAAAGTCACATTTGTGAACACAGAGCATAATCACAAGCGAGTCGTGAATGCCTTGGCTGATGAAAGTCATATAAGTAGGAATCAGCTCCATCTAGCTTCACTTCCGGATGGCTTAGAACCCTGGGAGGACAGGAGTGAGCTAGGGCAGTTAACTGAAGCATTAAAATGGATCATGCCTGGGAAGTTGGAGGAGCTCATAGAAAATATCAACCAAGGGGAAGGTGACAAAGTCACTTGTGTCATTGCTGATGAGAATTGTGCCTGGGCCCTGGAAGTAGCAGAAAAAATGAAACTCAAGCGGGTTGCCTTTTGGCCTGCATCAGCTGCAGCGTTGACGTTGATTTTCGGTATCCCAAAGTTAATTCATGAAGAAATCATTGACAATGATG GAACTGTATTGAAAAGCAAGAATGTTGACTTGGGACCAAACATGCCCACCATGAACACTAAAGACTTTGTGTGGGCATGCATAGGTGACTTCACCACTCAGAAAATGATATTTGAGGTAATGTTAAGAATCAACAGGACTCTGAAACTGGTAGAAAGGCTTGTTTGCAACTCAACATATGACTTTGAGCCAGAAGCATTCACCTCGGCCCCTGAAATTTTACCAATAGGCCCACTCTTGGCAAGCAACCGGGTCAGAAATTCAGCAGGCTCCTTTTGGCCACAAGACTCAACTTGCTTGCAGTGGCTGGATCAACAGCCACTCAACTCAGTCATCTATGTTGCATTTGGCAGCTTCACAGTTTTTGATCAAACCCAATTCCAAGAACTGGCTCTGGCTCTTGAGCTATCCCAAAGGCCATTCCTCTGGGTTGTAAGGCCAGATACTACTGACAAGACATGTGATCCATACCCAGAAAGATATCAAGAGCGTGTAGCCTCTCGCGGTCTGGTGGTGGGTTGGGCATCTCAGCAAAAGGTTCTAGCTCATCCTTCTATTGCTTGCTTCTTAAGCCACTGTGGTTGGAACTCTACAATAGAAGGTTTAAGCAATGGGGTTCCTTTCTTGTGCTGGCCATACTTCGCTGACCAGTTCCTTAATGAGAGCTACATTTCTGATGTTTGGAAGGTGGGGTTGAAGTTCAGTAAGAATGAAAAAGGGATCATAACTCAAGGAGAAATCAATAACAAGTTGGAGCAACTGCTTGGTGatgaaaatttcaaagcaAGAGCTTCCAAACTCAAGGAATTGGCCATGACCAGTGTCAAAGAAGGGGGCCAATCCAACAAGACCTTTAAGAATTTTATTGAATGGATCAAATCGTAA